The Agromyces atrinae genome window below encodes:
- a CDS encoding SDR family NAD(P)-dependent oxidoreductase — translation MSSAVSSGRGGVAVVTGSARGIGLAIVRELRRVGYRAVVCDLDLEASRAAAASIGTDVPAFAVDVSDADSLDALVADVEREVGPIEVWVNNAGVMPTGRFLDSPRERTDIVIDVDFRGVVDATRSVLPGMIERGHGCLVNIASATGTKPMAGLAVYSGAKAAVIAFSTALRRELRHTGVGVSVILPYLAATPMGAGITAQRGFSPVTAEQVAARVLKAITRGTLISYVPASLKLGAAVFTALPIRVQDWLDDILDSDSIGLGGDSAARAAYAAEVDRD, via the coding sequence ATGAGCTCCGCCGTGTCATCCGGTCGCGGAGGGGTCGCCGTCGTCACCGGCTCGGCTCGCGGCATCGGGCTCGCGATCGTCCGCGAACTCCGCCGCGTCGGCTATCGCGCCGTCGTCTGCGACCTCGACCTCGAGGCGAGCCGCGCGGCCGCCGCGTCGATCGGCACCGATGTTCCCGCCTTCGCCGTCGACGTGAGCGACGCCGACTCGCTCGATGCGCTCGTCGCCGACGTCGAGCGCGAGGTCGGCCCGATCGAGGTGTGGGTCAACAACGCGGGAGTCATGCCGACGGGGCGCTTCCTCGACTCGCCGCGTGAGCGCACCGACATCGTCATCGACGTCGACTTCCGCGGAGTGGTGGATGCCACGCGCTCGGTGCTTCCCGGAATGATCGAGCGGGGGCACGGATGCCTCGTGAACATCGCGAGCGCGACGGGCACCAAGCCGATGGCCGGGCTCGCCGTCTACTCGGGAGCGAAGGCCGCGGTGATCGCGTTCTCGACGGCCCTCCGCCGTGAGCTCCGCCACACGGGTGTCGGCGTGTCCGTCATCCTGCCGTACCTCGCGGCGACGCCGATGGGAGCGGGCATCACGGCTCAGCGCGGATTCTCGCCGGTGACCGCCGAGCAGGTCGCCGCCCGCGTCCTGAAGGCGATCACGCGCGGCACGCTCATCTCTTACGTGCCCGCGAGCCTCAAGCTCGGCGCCGCCGTGTTCACTGCTCTACCGATCCGGGTGCAGGACTGGCTCGACGACATCCTCGACTCGGACAGCATCGGCCTCGGCGGCGACTCCGCAGCTCGGGCCGCGTACGCCGCCGAGGTCGATCGGGACTGA
- a CDS encoding AAA family ATPase, with amino-acid sequence MDQVILMCGPAGSGKSTYARMLEPAGYVVLSFDAEAWELGHRVHPLPADVMQTVHDRLQNRLTELVTRGDRVVVDTSFWSRISRERYRDILAPLGVTPTVYYLDTPRDVLLGRLRARSNAGPDDVHVPAEQALAYLDGFQKPSPDEGPLRIIRHEPDTLRLPG; translated from the coding sequence ATGGACCAGGTGATCTTGATGTGTGGTCCGGCCGGGTCCGGAAAATCCACCTACGCGCGCATGCTCGAGCCTGCGGGCTATGTCGTGCTCTCCTTCGACGCCGAGGCCTGGGAGCTCGGGCATCGAGTCCACCCGCTACCCGCCGACGTCATGCAGACCGTCCACGACCGATTGCAGAACAGATTGACCGAGCTCGTCACCCGCGGGGACCGGGTCGTCGTGGACACCTCGTTCTGGTCGCGTATCTCGCGTGAACGCTACCGAGACATACTCGCTCCCCTCGGCGTAACACCGACCGTCTACTATCTCGACACCCCTCGCGATGTCCTCCTCGGACGACTCCGCGCGCGCAGCAACGCTGGACCCGACGATGTCCATGTTCCGGCGGAACAGGCCCTCGCGTACCTCGATGGCTTCCAGAAGCCCAGCCCTGACGAAGGCCCCTTGCGAATCATCCGGCACGAGCCAGACACGCTGCGACTGCCTGGATAG
- a CDS encoding VOC family protein: MASPSIPLTIDYIEISVTDMAAAQAFYGAAFGWQFTAYGDAYAGIRTAAESGGDEAGGLALADSVVRGGPLVLLYSDDLDATVRAVTDAGGEVVNGPYEFPGGRRFHFLDPSGNELGVWATS; encoded by the coding sequence ATGGCTTCCCCTTCGATTCCCCTCACCATCGACTACATCGAGATCTCCGTCACCGACATGGCCGCCGCGCAGGCTTTCTACGGCGCGGCGTTCGGGTGGCAGTTCACCGCGTACGGCGACGCGTATGCCGGCATTCGCACGGCTGCAGAGTCGGGCGGAGACGAGGCCGGCGGGCTCGCGCTCGCCGACTCCGTGGTGCGCGGCGGGCCGCTCGTCTTGCTCTACAGCGACGACCTCGACGCGACCGTCCGCGCGGTGACGGATGCCGGTGGCGAGGTCGTCAACGGACCGTACGAGTTCCCCGGCGGACGACGATTCCACTTCCTCGACCCGAGCGGCAACGAGCTCGGCGTCTGGGCAACGTCGTAG
- a CDS encoding DUF429 domain-containing protein produces MRAVKTAGIDLAASAPGTALAIIEWGEWGARLSSVDVGVGDGEIVTAVADCAMVGIDCALGWPDDFVEFVGRHARGERVDQSHDEGIAWRRRLAYRETDRDIHARTGKLPLSVAADRLGLTAMHCVVLLDLLGEQRGGAVDRSGRGGVVEVYPGATLRVWGFERRGYKKDAGVRDALLASIEVDAPWLDLAGHRERLLSSDDAFDAFIAALAARAHERGLTPPIPREHEDRASREGWIAVPEGRLADLGPAREMV; encoded by the coding sequence GTGCGAGCGGTCAAAACGGCGGGCATCGACCTCGCCGCATCCGCGCCCGGCACCGCTCTCGCGATCATCGAGTGGGGCGAGTGGGGTGCGCGACTGTCATCCGTCGACGTCGGCGTGGGCGACGGCGAGATCGTCACCGCGGTCGCAGACTGCGCGATGGTCGGGATCGACTGCGCGCTCGGCTGGCCCGACGACTTCGTGGAATTCGTCGGGCGGCATGCCCGAGGTGAGCGTGTCGACCAGTCTCACGATGAGGGCATTGCGTGGCGCCGACGCCTCGCCTACCGCGAGACCGATCGTGACATCCATGCGCGCACCGGCAAGCTGCCGTTGAGCGTGGCGGCCGACCGACTCGGGTTGACGGCCATGCACTGCGTGGTTCTCCTCGATCTGCTGGGTGAGCAACGCGGGGGAGCGGTCGATCGCTCGGGCCGAGGGGGAGTCGTCGAGGTCTACCCGGGCGCGACCCTGCGCGTGTGGGGATTCGAGCGTCGCGGATACAAGAAGGATGCCGGGGTGCGTGACGCACTCCTCGCATCGATCGAGGTCGACGCGCCGTGGCTCGATCTCGCAGGGCACCGCGAACGGCTCCTCTCGTCGGATGACGCATTCGACGCGTTCATCGCGGCGCTCGCCGCGCGGGCGCATGAACGAGGGTTGACGCCGCCGATTCCGCGCGAGCACGAAGACCGGGCGTCACGCGAAGGCTGGATCGCTGTGCCGGAGGGCCGACTCGCGGATCTGGGGCCAGCGCGCGAGATGGTGTGA
- a CDS encoding YybH family protein, which produces MTHESEVVEAITDSYIEAVAAQDVEALLALYAPDVRVFDLWTEWSFEGVDAWTRQITAWFDSIDGGAVHVSFEDLTIRGTRGSGVVVADGYVAYASTDADGTPRSMLNRLTWVIEKRDDAWLITHEHTSAPVDESHVVILSR; this is translated from the coding sequence ATGACGCACGAATCCGAGGTCGTCGAAGCGATCACCGACAGCTACATCGAGGCCGTCGCAGCTCAGGATGTTGAGGCCCTGCTCGCCCTCTACGCGCCCGACGTTCGCGTCTTCGACCTGTGGACCGAGTGGTCGTTCGAGGGCGTCGATGCGTGGACACGGCAGATCACCGCCTGGTTCGACTCGATCGACGGCGGCGCCGTGCACGTCTCGTTCGAGGACCTGACGATTCGGGGAACCAGGGGTTCGGGCGTCGTCGTGGCCGACGGCTACGTCGCTTACGCGTCGACCGATGCCGACGGCACCCCACGGTCGATGCTGAACCGCCTGACGTGGGTCATCGAGAAGAGAGATGATGCGTGGCTCATCACGCACGAGCACACCTCAGCCCCTGTCGACGAATCGCACGTCGTCATCCTGTCCCGCTGA
- a CDS encoding DUF2207 domain-containing protein, which translates to MLKSVVAAGAIVLLGVFVPTVPASADVNDFSFVSFHGEYELGRDDDGHSTLDVVETLVAEFPETDQNRGIRRELVDTYDGHPTDLVVESVTDENGVARAFETESDDGIEILTIAADDYVHGEQTYVITYSQRNVTRYFENTDADEFYWDTNGTAWEQPFGEVSATIVLADGLSDALTGRAAAAFGLEGESKPVDIEQTDTGFEVSQSDLTAGENLSFAIGFEAGTFTPRDGSFGAAPWPALGLGGAVLAVLTAIGAFILRRRRLGDAPGRGVIVPEYVPPKDTGILLSSVVSGRSTHTVAAEVLALAVDGRVRIVEVGETAVTKKPRFELEYVDVDQPGGATERRRRPAGSDTATPDDREFLHALFGSTLTPGERRSLAKADSKVATRLAEVQKKVTAAATERGYRRPYPGGPVAAVIGGAVVAAGIAFVFSIMSLAQAYGGAWPVVTLIVGIVSLIVAVIAIARVPLEAPGVELRDYLKGLDEYIRLAEADRLAYLQSPKGADRTPIPTDDREAVLRLTERLLPWAVLFGREKEWTEELGRAYAESGVQPLWYTGTHPFNGAIFAASIGSITTSVSSTYSSSSGGSAGGVSSGGGGGGGGGGGV; encoded by the coding sequence ATGCTGAAGTCCGTTGTGGCCGCTGGTGCGATCGTTCTTCTGGGGGTATTCGTTCCCACGGTTCCGGCGTCGGCCGACGTCAACGACTTCTCCTTCGTGAGTTTCCACGGCGAGTACGAGCTGGGGCGCGACGACGACGGCCACTCGACCCTCGACGTCGTCGAGACGCTCGTGGCCGAGTTCCCCGAGACCGATCAGAATCGCGGCATCCGTCGCGAGCTCGTCGACACGTACGACGGTCACCCGACCGATCTCGTCGTCGAATCCGTGACCGATGAGAACGGCGTGGCGCGTGCGTTCGAGACCGAGAGCGACGACGGCATCGAGATCCTGACGATCGCGGCCGACGACTACGTGCACGGCGAGCAGACATACGTCATCACGTACAGTCAGCGCAACGTGACGCGGTACTTCGAGAACACCGACGCCGACGAGTTCTACTGGGACACCAACGGAACCGCGTGGGAGCAACCCTTCGGTGAGGTCTCGGCGACGATCGTGCTCGCCGACGGTCTGAGCGACGCCCTCACCGGTCGAGCCGCCGCAGCATTCGGTCTCGAGGGCGAGTCGAAGCCCGTCGACATCGAGCAGACCGACACGGGCTTCGAGGTGAGCCAGTCAGACCTGACCGCCGGCGAGAACCTCTCGTTCGCGATCGGCTTCGAGGCCGGTACGTTCACTCCCCGCGACGGGAGCTTCGGCGCAGCTCCGTGGCCCGCACTCGGGCTCGGCGGAGCCGTGCTCGCCGTGCTCACCGCGATCGGTGCGTTCATTCTGCGACGACGCCGACTGGGCGATGCTCCCGGCCGAGGAGTCATCGTGCCCGAGTACGTTCCGCCGAAGGACACCGGCATCCTGCTCTCGAGCGTCGTCTCGGGGCGCTCGACGCACACAGTCGCCGCCGAAGTGCTCGCCCTCGCCGTCGACGGGCGCGTGCGGATCGTCGAGGTCGGCGAGACCGCTGTCACGAAGAAGCCGCGCTTCGAACTCGAGTACGTCGACGTGGATCAGCCGGGAGGCGCGACCGAGCGGCGCCGTCGCCCTGCGGGTTCCGACACGGCGACCCCCGACGATCGCGAGTTCCTGCACGCGCTGTTCGGGTCGACCCTGACACCGGGTGAGCGACGATCCCTCGCGAAGGCCGACTCGAAGGTCGCCACGCGCCTGGCCGAAGTGCAGAAGAAGGTCACGGCGGCGGCGACCGAACGCGGCTACCGTCGCCCCTATCCCGGTGGGCCCGTGGCCGCGGTGATCGGTGGCGCCGTGGTGGCCGCCGGAATCGCCTTCGTCTTCAGCATCATGTCTCTCGCGCAGGCCTACGGCGGCGCATGGCCCGTCGTCACGCTCATCGTCGGAATCGTCTCGCTCATCGTCGCGGTCATCGCGATCGCACGTGTGCCGCTTGAAGCCCCAGGCGTCGAACTCCGCGACTATCTGAAGGGCCTCGATGAGTACATCCGTCTCGCCGAGGCCGACCGCCTCGCTTACCTGCAGTCGCCGAAGGGCGCCGATCGCACGCCCATCCCGACGGATGACCGTGAGGCCGTCCTCCGTCTCACGGAGCGTCTGCTCCCGTGGGCCGTGCTCTTCGGGCGCGAGAAGGAGTGGACCGAGGAGCTCGGGCGCGCCTACGCCGAGTCGGGCGTGCAGCCGCTCTGGTACACGGGAACGCATCCGTTCAACGGAGCGATCTTCGCCGCGAGCATCGGATCGATCACGACGAGCGTCTCGTCGACCTACTCGAGTTCGAGCGGTGGCTCGGCCGGCGGCGTGAGCTCCGGTGGAGGCGGCGGCGGAGGCGGCGGAGGAGGCGTCTAG
- a CDS encoding exonuclease domain-containing protein, producing the protein MAGPGYAVIDVETTGFVAERHDRIVEIAVVHVDAGGAVTGSWETLLNPHRDLGAQHIHGIRARDVLDAPDFSDIASDLIDLLSGRVLVAHNAAFDSRFLYAEFSRAGFDVEEELPCLCTMRLAADIIPGSGRSLADCCAAFDIELDGAHRALVDAQATARLLGEYIAATDAGFWHPYLDRAASGRWLSATSSSDVGTRWRARGSDATAPEDFLTRIVERMPDLSGPTEHREYLALLDQCLLDRHLSVHESNELVRRADVLGVSRSTCQRLHREYFDLLVSVAWSDGVLDTNEIADLASVAQLLSLPAEVVTTALVSRPSVTVADSAPSAFALTPGDVVVITGELSRPRDDWHAELVIRGFVPRPAITKAVTLVVAADPDSLSGKARKARDYGIPIVDEAGLVRLLS; encoded by the coding sequence ATGGCAGGTCCGGGCTATGCAGTGATCGATGTCGAGACGACCGGTTTCGTCGCGGAGAGGCACGATCGCATCGTCGAGATCGCGGTCGTCCACGTCGACGCGGGCGGGGCGGTGACGGGCTCGTGGGAGACGCTGCTCAATCCCCACCGCGACCTCGGGGCGCAGCACATCCACGGCATTCGCGCGAGGGACGTCCTCGATGCGCCCGACTTCAGCGACATCGCGAGCGATCTGATCGATCTGCTGTCGGGTCGTGTGCTCGTGGCCCACAACGCCGCATTCGACAGTCGGTTCCTTTACGCGGAGTTCTCGCGCGCAGGCTTCGATGTGGAGGAGGAGCTCCCTTGCCTGTGCACCATGCGGCTCGCGGCCGACATCATCCCGGGATCGGGACGGTCGCTCGCGGATTGCTGCGCGGCCTTCGACATCGAGCTCGATGGAGCCCACCGTGCACTCGTCGATGCGCAGGCCACCGCCCGGCTGCTGGGGGAGTACATCGCGGCGACCGACGCCGGATTCTGGCATCCCTATCTCGACCGCGCCGCGAGCGGTCGATGGCTGTCCGCTACGTCTTCTTCGGATGTGGGGACACGGTGGCGGGCGCGGGGGTCGGACGCGACCGCTCCCGAGGACTTTCTCACCCGCATCGTCGAGCGCATGCCGGATCTCTCCGGTCCGACCGAACACCGCGAGTATCTGGCCCTCCTCGATCAGTGTCTGCTCGACCGGCACTTGTCCGTGCACGAGTCGAACGAGCTGGTGCGCCGAGCCGACGTTCTCGGGGTGTCCCGCTCGACGTGTCAGAGACTGCATCGTGAGTACTTCGACCTGCTCGTCTCCGTCGCGTGGTCGGACGGAGTGCTCGACACGAACGAGATCGCGGACCTCGCGTCGGTCGCGCAGTTGCTCTCTCTGCCTGCTGAGGTCGTCACGACGGCCTTGGTGTCTCGGCCGTCGGTCACCGTCGCGGACTCCGCGCCGTCGGCGTTCGCGCTGACGCCCGGCGACGTCGTCGTGATCACCGGTGAGTTGTCGCGCCCTCGCGACGACTGGCACGCCGAGCTGGTGATCCGCGGATTCGTCCCACGCCCGGCGATCACGAAGGCCGTCACCCTCGTCGTCGCCGCCGACCCTGACTCGTTGTCGGGAAAGGCTCGAAAGGCGCGCGACTACGGAATCCCGATCGTCGACGAAGCGGGTCTCGTTCGCCTGCTGTCGTGA
- a CDS encoding DUF7715 family protein, with product MKVLVATRETQGDRQSDVMTAIEGELVFMIDPCGESRRQPDGACPCGITFVGMTSDEITTTAVVRELELTRSHFVQCLQNAVLDRRETGCTCQFDVSALASELLDLARCFPNETIIERRVDEIRVRRSARIGW from the coding sequence ATGAAGGTGTTGGTCGCGACCCGCGAGACACAGGGCGACCGTCAGAGCGACGTGATGACGGCGATCGAGGGCGAACTCGTGTTCATGATCGATCCGTGCGGCGAGAGTCGACGGCAGCCTGACGGCGCATGCCCGTGCGGCATCACCTTCGTCGGCATGACGAGCGACGAGATCACGACGACGGCTGTCGTGCGCGAACTCGAACTCACCCGTTCGCACTTCGTACAGTGCCTGCAGAACGCGGTCCTCGATCGTCGAGAGACAGGCTGCACGTGCCAATTCGATGTCTCGGCTCTCGCCAGCGAGCTGCTCGACCTCGCCCGCTGCTTCCCGAACGAGACGATCATCGAGCGCCGAGTCGACGAGATCCGCGTCCGCCGTTCTGCACGCATAGGCTGGTGA
- a CDS encoding HNH endonuclease signature motif containing protein, which translates to MSVVTSMLGVVDDVLDLTDSIADAVTGLLRGVDSSAAMVSDDALLGLLGRAETLGRAVDALRVLVAAEVGDRARPELGTESLAHRRGCGSAAELVERVTRVSSVTARARLRLGARVHRCTGFTGAPLPAAFDAVREGLVSGRLGWDAAQTITTALTVAGRGTPTDMLGGLRAAEHELVCAATGTAPAPDVAALPPVMHAETKLQAATWVEVLNPDGAEPSERDFEARHVRLLPARGGWVPITGLLAPEVAGQVQRVFDALCNPRQAGNLPEALPGRGSADADANSDGGVHAGGGAGASAGDSASAGAGADMDARFGVSVDTDGIRDPRTRAQRQHDALATVFDIAGRADELPTLGGASATILVTTLTDDFLTGTGVGHIDGVDVPIPMSAIRQHACANGAHTLELTPAGGIHRLGTEQRTFTRAQRRALAARDGGCIIPGCPIPAAATEAHHVTPWWAGGPTHVDNGVLLCWFHHRTIDTSGWEIRMIGGAPHVKPPPWLGDPVWRPATQSPTRRTAQLRRQHE; encoded by the coding sequence GTGTCGGTGGTCACTTCTATGTTGGGTGTTGTGGATGATGTACTCGATCTGACGGACTCGATCGCCGATGCGGTGACCGGGCTGCTGCGTGGGGTCGATTCGTCTGCGGCGATGGTGTCGGATGACGCCCTGCTCGGGTTGCTCGGTCGTGCCGAGACTCTCGGGCGCGCGGTCGATGCGTTGCGGGTGTTGGTGGCGGCCGAGGTCGGTGACCGGGCACGCCCTGAACTGGGCACGGAATCGCTCGCGCATCGCCGGGGGTGTGGGAGTGCGGCGGAGTTGGTCGAGCGGGTGACGCGGGTGTCGTCGGTGACGGCGCGGGCCCGGTTGCGGCTCGGAGCCCGGGTGCACCGCTGCACCGGGTTCACGGGGGCGCCGTTGCCGGCCGCGTTCGACGCGGTTCGTGAGGGACTGGTGTCGGGCCGGTTGGGGTGGGATGCGGCGCAGACGATCACGACCGCGTTGACGGTCGCGGGTCGGGGCACGCCGACGGACATGCTCGGCGGGTTGCGGGCGGCCGAGCACGAACTCGTCTGCGCGGCGACCGGAACGGCGCCCGCCCCGGATGTGGCGGCGTTGCCCCCGGTGATGCATGCGGAGACGAAACTGCAGGCCGCGACGTGGGTCGAGGTGTTGAACCCTGACGGGGCCGAACCGTCCGAGCGGGACTTCGAAGCCCGCCACGTCCGCCTGCTGCCCGCGCGGGGCGGGTGGGTGCCGATCACCGGGCTCCTCGCCCCCGAAGTCGCCGGACAGGTACAACGCGTGTTCGACGCGCTCTGCAACCCCCGCCAAGCCGGAAACCTCCCCGAAGCCCTGCCCGGACGTGGCTCGGCGGACGCGGACGCGAACTCAGACGGTGGTGTTCACGCGGGCGGCGGTGCCGGTGCGAGTGCGGGTGATTCGGCGAGTGCGGGTGCGGGTGCAGACATGGATGCACGGTTCGGTGTCAGCGTCGATACCGACGGTATCCGTGACCCGCGTACCCGGGCGCAACGCCAACACGACGCCCTCGCCACCGTGTTCGACATCGCCGGGCGTGCCGACGAACTCCCCACGCTGGGCGGGGCGTCCGCGACGATCCTCGTCACAACCCTCACCGACGACTTCCTCACCGGTACCGGGGTCGGACACATCGACGGTGTGGACGTGCCGATCCCGATGTCTGCGATCCGGCAACACGCCTGCGCCAACGGCGCCCACACCCTGGAACTCACCCCGGCCGGCGGCATTCACCGGCTCGGCACCGAGCAACGCACCTTCACCCGTGCGCAACGCCGCGCCCTCGCCGCACGCGACGGCGGATGCATCATCCCCGGCTGCCCCATCCCCGCCGCCGCAACCGAAGCCCACCACGTCACCCCCTGGTGGGCCGGCGGCCCCACCCACGTCGACAACGGGGTGCTCCTGTGTTGGTTCCACCACCGCACCATCGACACCTCCGGATGGGAGATCCGCATGATCGGCGGAGCACCCCACGTCAAACCCCCGCCCTGGCTCGGCGACCCCGTCTGGCGACCCGCCACCCAGTCACCCACCCGACGCACCGCACAACTCCGCCGACAACACGAGTAA
- a CDS encoding acetoacetate decarboxylase family protein, giving the protein MTQARDGWLASEDGPEYPPEPWYLGGDFAGSAFLVPPDRLPAGTRDAIPARHELVTVGGRALVGVTFVHYGTSGVLSYEELLVAAVVRRGARLHVSIPSIWVDSPESRAGGRALWSIPKGLGDFTRRERPNGIVSTSLSVDGSPVASLDAEPRRVGSRALNVPLTTAQRLDGRSVIATNVILGRIGGARTRWTFAPDGPLGGLAGLRPLANFSIADAAVIFGNRVRRGGAVS; this is encoded by the coding sequence ATGACGCAGGCACGTGACGGCTGGCTGGCTTCGGAAGACGGGCCGGAGTATCCGCCCGAGCCCTGGTATCTGGGCGGTGACTTCGCGGGCAGCGCGTTCCTCGTGCCGCCCGACCGCCTGCCGGCCGGCACCCGCGACGCGATCCCGGCACGGCACGAACTCGTCACGGTCGGCGGGCGAGCGCTCGTCGGCGTGACCTTCGTGCACTACGGCACGAGCGGCGTGCTGTCGTACGAGGAGCTGCTCGTCGCGGCCGTCGTGAGACGCGGTGCGCGGCTTCATGTGAGCATCCCGAGCATCTGGGTCGACAGTCCCGAGTCGCGAGCGGGCGGCCGGGCGCTCTGGTCGATCCCGAAAGGCCTGGGCGACTTCACGCGCCGCGAGCGACCGAACGGCATCGTCTCGACATCGCTCAGCGTCGACGGTTCGCCCGTTGCCTCCCTCGACGCAGAGCCGCGGCGCGTCGGTTCCCGTGCACTGAACGTCCCCCTCACGACCGCTCAACGTCTCGACGGGCGCTCCGTGATCGCGACGAACGTCATCCTCGGTCGGATCGGCGGCGCGCGGACGCGCTGGACGTTCGCCCCTGACGGTCCGCTCGGAGGTCTCGCGGGCCTCCGACCACTCGCCAACTTCTCCATCGCCGATGCCGCCGTTATCTTCGGCAATCGGGTGCGACGCGGCGGAGCGGTGTCATGA
- a CDS encoding alpha/beta fold hydrolase has product MPSITISDGDRPDVELHYTDAGTGRPVVLIHGWPLSGRAWEGQVPDLVDAGYRVITYDRRGFGESSQPWEGYDYDTFAADLDALLTELDVTDATLVGFSMGGGEVARYAGTYGTARLAQVVFASAVPPYLWKSDDNPDGAVDDDLANWFHDGLTGDRPKFLADFLRGFFTPEGGDAPLVSDAQIDYHAYLAAGASPKGTLDCTVAFATTDFRDDLAKIDVPTLVIHGDADSIVPLEASGARTAQAIAGSRLVVIEGAPHGVTVSHKDEWNSHLLAFLAS; this is encoded by the coding sequence ATGCCCAGCATCACGATTTCCGATGGCGACCGCCCTGACGTCGAACTGCACTACACCGACGCGGGAACGGGCCGCCCCGTCGTCCTCATCCACGGCTGGCCGCTCAGCGGACGCGCCTGGGAAGGTCAGGTCCCCGACCTCGTCGACGCCGGATACCGCGTGATCACGTACGACCGTCGCGGATTCGGCGAATCGTCGCAGCCGTGGGAGGGCTATGACTATGACACGTTCGCAGCCGACCTCGATGCGCTCCTGACCGAGCTCGACGTCACCGACGCGACGCTCGTCGGTTTCTCGATGGGCGGCGGCGAGGTCGCGCGCTACGCCGGCACGTACGGCACCGCGCGTCTCGCCCAGGTCGTCTTCGCGAGCGCCGTTCCGCCCTATCTCTGGAAGAGCGACGACAACCCCGACGGTGCCGTCGACGACGACCTCGCCAACTGGTTCCACGACGGCCTCACGGGTGACCGGCCGAAGTTCCTCGCCGACTTCCTGCGCGGCTTCTTCACGCCCGAGGGCGGCGACGCGCCGCTCGTGAGCGACGCGCAGATCGACTACCACGCCTACCTCGCCGCGGGAGCGTCGCCGAAGGGCACACTCGACTGCACGGTCGCCTTCGCGACGACCGACTTCCGCGACGACCTCGCGAAGATCGATGTGCCGACCCTCGTCATCCACGGCGACGCCGACTCGATCGTGCCGCTCGAAGCGAGCGGCGCCCGCACGGCGCAGGCGATCGCGGGCAGCCGTCTCGTCGTGATCGAGGGCGCGCCGCACGGCGTCACCGTCTCGCACAAGGACGAGTGGAACAGTCACCTGCTCGCCTTCCTCGCGAGCTGA